TTTAATTCTGAAATAAACAACTAGTAATTATCTTGCTTTCATATTTACAATGGTAACAATTAAGTGCATATGttgttatatataattattgCAGCACTGATTTAAACCAAGTGTTACAACCTGCTTTATGAATATCAAACTCtgactgtatatatgtatatatgcacATTTCTGCCGTATTAAAATTCTATAAGGTTGTAAAAAGAAGATTTTCAATTTAACCCCGAGGTTACGAAAATGTGTGATTAATCATTTTCTGACAGAAAGATTAATAAATTATCCAATGATCATTTCATTATAGCAGGATGAAGAATTGATGGTGGCATCTCATCCATAcaggattaaaataaaaaaataaaaaaaatgaaagtaaacCAGAAAAGCTAAACACGGTTTACTTTGCAGTTGGATATTATTTCCAGGTTTTATCAGGTTACAGTAAAGCctcctgagcagcagctgcGGTCGGGAGATGATTTATTGTAGAAACCGAGCTGCAGTTGGACGGAGGCTGAGAGGAAAAAATGCAAGTAAGCAGTGAAACTAGagcatcagcagcaggaggcagcgaTATCAGCAGATTGTGCAGAAAAGCTTTCATCAGCACTCGACACGTCTGAGCCACAGCTCCCTGGCTTCATGTGAAAAGCTCCTTGTTTTAACAGAGCCTCCACAGTTACATGTCTAATAGTTCATGAAGCCATGTGATGGGTCTGAACGTCCCTCAGCTCAGTTTACATcatgtgtgtctcctctgttccagCAGCTCGGATCCCTCTGGATGTTGAGTGCTCGGGCTCTGTTAGGGATCGGCGTCCTGGTGACGTCCCGAGCCGCCTCCGTCCTCGCTCAGACGGGGACATGTCCTCTGCCCGCTGCAGCTAACAACCACCAGAGCAACTGTctcagaagcagagaagcaTCCACCATGGCCAAGACCATCAAATATCTCGGGTGAGGTTTCACGTCTCGTACACGGAGCAGTAAGAACCAGGTACAGCTTGTATGTGTGAGTCCAAACTGAGCTGTAGATGCtccacaggcaggaggaggCCCAGCACATCGACGAGGAGCTCTTCAGTGAGTACGGCTTCAGTGTGGACCAGCTGATGGAGCTGGCTGGACTCAGCTGTGCCACAGCCATCACACGGGTGAGGTTTACAGCAAGGCTCTTATTTTGTTTAATGTAAAGCCAATCAATCAATTTAGCTAAGCTTAAgaataagattaagatacatttatttgtcccaaacacatgcacagacatgcaaggagggaaatttaacctctgcttttaacccatctggggcaggacacacagagcagtgagcagccatgtacggcgcccggggagcagatgttgggggagtaaggtgccttgctcaggggcactagacagggtagggtgaatcctcttggatttttggacagatcaatccaggttcgtctttttgttgtttctccgtggagtcgaaccagagacgaaccagagaccttttctgcccatagtccaagtttctgccactagtccaccgcctgaAACTGGATTTTTTGCATTGGCAGCATAAGTATTTGTCTAAATCTGATTACTCCCTGAAGCAGTGAAtgatttaaaggggacatattatgaaaattccacttttgtagtgcttctatacggtaatttgggtatctggcatgtctaccgtcccaaaaactctggaaagcAACAACTCCCGTgattttgttgtggttcctctctgtcagaaacgatatgctagagtgcgtccaatgggattacgaccagaacacactcaaaacaggtcaatctgaggagggctattttagacagggtaaaaaggctgctgttttaatttatccttgtggtattttgactaAAATATgttagacatttcattaagaccccaaggaaccatatcaactgtggtaaaatgggcatacgatgggacctttaaCTTTCTCTCTCAGCGTCTCTCATCAgtagatgctgtaaatatggcgtattgttgtgttgtgtcttcttTCTGCAGGCGTATCCAATCACGTCCCTCGTCAAGGCGAGACCTTCCCTGCTGGTGGTCTGTGGACCAGGTAACAACGGGGGCGACGGCCTGGTCTGTGCCCGACACCTCAAGCTCTTTGTGAGTCTCCAAACACTTGTGTTACAGTCAAATCTGCATTCAGACTTTCCCTGAGGTCCGgtcataattaaataaaacctcTGTGGAGCTTTAAACCAATCTGACGACGGTCGTCTTTACCAATAACTGTTTAATCCGACCTCCTTTCTTTGCTTGATCTAACTCACGAATGTGTTGGTGATAATAATATCTTTGTGTGTCGTGTCGTCAGGGTTACGAGCCGACCATCTTGTACCCGAAGAGGCCGAACAAGCCTCTGTTCCAGGGCCTGACCACTCAGTGCCAGAAGATGGAGATCCctttcctcactgagatgcctGAGGTTCCGTGTTGATCAATTATGCAGCAGCTTGATTCTCTGTGGTGGAGGAAATGTTTCTGCTTCTTGTGTTTATGACTGTGCATTTCATTTTAAGCTGTAAGAGGCCTGGCCTTCACAGAATTAGATCTCAGTAAACAAGCCTCGGATTACATGAAGCCTTAATGATCTTTGTGGGAGAAATGGGTTTAATCGCCCATAAAACCACAGTCAGAAGTATGA
This is a stretch of genomic DNA from Limanda limanda chromosome 19, fLimLim1.1, whole genome shotgun sequence. It encodes these proteins:
- the naxe gene encoding NAD(P)H-hydrate epimerase, coding for MLSARALLGIGVLVTSRAASVLAQTGTCPLPAAANNHQSNCLRSREASTMAKTIKYLGQEEAQHIDEELFSEYGFSVDQLMELAGLSCATAITRAYPITSLVKARPSLLVVCGPGNNGGDGLVCARHLKLFGYEPTILYPKRPNKPLFQGLTTQCQKMEIPFLTEMPEARLIDEAYNLVIDAIFGFSFQGAVREPFGSILDVLEKTTVPIASIDIPSGWDVEQGSVDGLQPDMLISLTAPKKSASLFRGRYHFLGGRFVPPGLERKYQLNLPQYPGTDCVLQL